Proteins encoded by one window of Cylindrospermum stagnale PCC 7417:
- a CDS encoding acyltransferase family protein, which yields MTKITENFTDKRLHLPYLDGLRGLASLYVVLVHVEPLIADQLSVFWTFFVRTMKYGAFSVISFIVLSGYVLMLPVVRSENSQLSGSFVNYIKRRARRILPPYYMALFISILLGGVIFLLEQFTGFQWNEQAGIGSFSPKFSLIDVLSHVLLVHNLSGSTYLTINSPMWTVATEWQIYFLFPLLLLPIWRRLGLLSVVIIAFVIGITPIYLLNGLFESANPWLLGIFCLGMAAADIGFSQKPKLVAMRNSLPWGRLAIIFTCFAFLTEWRRLGLHIWINQSFAGLAFACLFISFTKSIIEGKRPSLVLRLLQHPWAIALGTFSYSLYLIHGPVLVFVRYFLFHLPISPNTFAAASYLIGTVMSVVIAYWFYLFFERPFMSSFLKKRKVKDAVS from the coding sequence ATGACTAAAATTACAGAAAACTTTACTGATAAGAGGCTCCATTTACCTTATTTGGATGGCTTGCGTGGATTGGCATCTCTGTACGTTGTTCTTGTCCACGTTGAACCATTAATTGCTGATCAATTATCTGTATTTTGGACTTTCTTTGTAAGAACCATGAAATATGGTGCATTTAGTGTTATCAGTTTTATTGTTCTTTCTGGCTATGTTTTAATGCTGCCAGTAGTTCGTTCTGAAAATAGCCAATTATCAGGAAGTTTTGTTAATTATATTAAGAGGAGAGCGCGGCGAATATTACCGCCTTACTATATGGCTTTATTCATCAGTATACTACTAGGAGGAGTTATTTTCCTCTTAGAGCAATTCACTGGTTTTCAATGGAATGAACAGGCAGGAATTGGCTCATTCTCTCCTAAGTTTTCTTTGATTGATGTTTTATCTCATGTGCTATTAGTTCATAATCTGAGTGGTAGCACATATTTAACTATTAACTCCCCTATGTGGACAGTGGCAACAGAATGGCAGATATACTTTTTGTTTCCGCTATTGTTGTTGCCTATATGGCGGCGTCTCGGATTATTATCAGTTGTCATTATCGCCTTTGTAATTGGCATAACACCTATATATTTGCTAAATGGATTATTTGAATCAGCCAATCCTTGGCTACTAGGCATCTTCTGTTTAGGAATGGCAGCAGCGGATATTGGATTTTCTCAAAAACCCAAGTTAGTGGCTATGAGAAATTCCCTACCTTGGGGAAGGCTTGCTATAATATTCACTTGTTTCGCTTTCTTAACTGAGTGGCGACGGCTAGGTTTGCATATATGGATTAATCAGAGTTTTGCTGGACTTGCCTTTGCTTGTTTATTTATTTCTTTTACCAAGTCTATAATTGAGGGCAAACGGCCATCTTTAGTACTAAGACTTTTACAACATCCTTGGGCGATCGCACTTGGTACATTTTCTTATAGTTTATATCTGATTCATGGGCCAGTTTTAGTATTCGTGCGTTACTTCTTATTTCATCTGCCAATTTCCCCAAATACGTTTGCGGCAGCATCTTACTTAATAGGTACGGTAATGTCGGTAGTCATTGCCTATTGGTTTTACTTATTTTTTGAGCGGCCATTTATGTCTAGTTTCTTAAAAAAGCGCAAAGTTAAAGATGCTGTGAGTTGA
- a CDS encoding HD domain-containing protein gives MATKNPTDALFSRWQHTLQPFGVDQVAAKQAFTRLVEAYSSCERHRNYHTIKHIAHVLSTIDTLQACAQNLPAVQLAAWFHDVVYNTHAQDNEERSADYASDVLRNLGISSSNITNITRLILQTKHQAAADDFDSQVLLDADLAILAADPVQYQEYANAIRQEYSWVSEADYIAGRRQILERFLQRPRIYFTPLMFEISEPSARSNLQAEIQILIQTGN, from the coding sequence ATGGCTACAAAAAACCCTACAGATGCCTTATTTTCTCGTTGGCAGCACACACTCCAACCCTTTGGTGTTGACCAAGTAGCAGCAAAGCAAGCCTTTACTAGGCTAGTTGAAGCTTATTCTAGCTGCGAACGGCATCGCAATTATCACACAATAAAACACATTGCTCACGTCCTCAGCACCATTGACACCTTACAAGCCTGCGCCCAAAACTTACCTGCTGTACAACTTGCCGCCTGGTTTCATGATGTAGTCTATAACACTCACGCTCAAGATAATGAAGAAAGAAGTGCTGACTATGCTAGTGATGTGCTGAGGAACTTGGGAATTTCATCTAGTAATATTACTAATATCACTCGTTTAATTCTGCAAACTAAGCACCAAGCTGCCGCCGATGACTTTGATAGCCAAGTGTTACTAGATGCAGATTTAGCGATTTTGGCTGCTGACCCAGTTCAGTATCAAGAATACGCTAATGCCATTCGCCAGGAATATAGCTGGGTATCAGAAGCGGACTATATTGCAGGTAGAAGGCAGATTTTAGAACGATTTTTGCAGCGTCCGCGTATCTACTTTACGCCTTTAATGTTTGAGATATCTGAACCATCTGCCAGATCAAATCTTCAAGCAGAAATTCAAATCCTGATACAAACAGGCAATTAA